One genomic region from Cyanobium usitatum str. Tous encodes:
- a CDS encoding cysteine desulfurase family protein produces MLAYLDHHATTPCDPAVVAAMAPWWSEHCANPANRLYRPALEAAAAVERARGQLARVLGSSAETVIFTSGATEANNLALKGVCEAALAAGNPRRRLVSLVSEHRAVLDPLAYLGRHGFPVSLVPIQADGLVDLSQLEAALCDDVLLLSVMAANNEIGVLQPLAAIAALCRQRGVLLHVDAAQAAGHIPLAIDELGIDLLSLSGHKFYGPKGVGALLVRPGLQLAAQLHGGGQQDGRRAGTLPVPLVVGLGEALLGAEADREERAERLGTLRDQLWAGLEALGGIDLNGDGAPRLAHNLNVTVQGVDGTRLHRLLRQRLAVSSGSACSQGSPSHVLAALGRSRQQAAASIRFGLGRGSSDAEIALAIETVSAAVGELR; encoded by the coding sequence ATGCTCGCCTACCTCGACCACCACGCCACCACTCCCTGCGATCCGGCGGTGGTGGCGGCGATGGCGCCCTGGTGGAGCGAACACTGCGCCAATCCAGCCAACCGCCTTTATCGCCCGGCCCTGGAAGCTGCCGCCGCCGTGGAGCGGGCCCGGGGCCAGCTGGCCCGAGTGCTGGGCAGCAGCGCCGAAACCGTGATCTTCACCAGCGGCGCCACCGAAGCCAACAACCTGGCCCTCAAGGGGGTGTGCGAAGCGGCCCTGGCAGCTGGCAACCCCCGCCGGCGACTGGTGAGCCTGGTGAGCGAACACCGGGCCGTGCTCGACCCCCTGGCCTATCTGGGGCGCCATGGGTTTCCGGTGAGCCTGGTGCCCATCCAGGCCGATGGCTTGGTGGATCTGTCCCAGCTCGAAGCCGCCCTCTGCGACGACGTGCTGCTGCTGAGCGTAATGGCCGCCAACAATGAAATCGGCGTGCTCCAGCCCCTGGCCGCCATCGCCGCCCTCTGCCGCCAGCGGGGAGTGCTACTGCACGTAGACGCGGCCCAGGCCGCCGGCCACATCCCGCTTGCCATCGACGAACTGGGCATCGACCTGCTCAGCCTCAGTGGCCACAAGTTTTATGGACCTAAGGGGGTAGGGGCCCTGCTGGTGCGCCCGGGGCTCCAGCTGGCTGCCCAGCTCCATGGGGGCGGCCAGCAGGACGGCCGCCGGGCCGGCACCCTGCCGGTGCCCCTGGTGGTCGGGCTGGGCGAAGCACTGCTGGGGGCTGAGGCTGATCGGGAGGAGCGGGCCGAGCGGCTGGGAACCCTGAGAGACCAGCTCTGGGCAGGGCTGGAAGCCCTCGGCGGCATCGATCTCAACGGCGATGGCGCACCCCGGCTGGCCCACAACCTGAACGTGACAGTGCAAGGGGTGGATGGCACGCGCCTGCACCGGCTGCTGCGCCAGCGGCTCGCCGTGAGCAGCGGCTCGGCCTGCAGCCAGGGCTCCCCATCCCACGTGCTGGCGGCCCTGGGCCGCAGCCGTCAGCAGGCGGCAGCCTCGATCCGCTTCGGGCTGGGGCGAGGCAGCAGCGATGCCGAGATCGCCCTGGCCATCGAAACGGTCTCGGCTGCGGTGGGGGAGCTGCGCTGA
- a CDS encoding response regulator transcription factor, with the protein MNPDLTPAQAPEVTPVRLLLVDDEPGLRTAVKAYLEDEGFAVTTANDGEEGWAVAQEMLPDVILSDVMMPRLDGYGLLQKLRADERLGGTPVIFLTAKGMTADRVSGFQAGCDDYIPKPFDPDELVARVNNVVKRQQRLLAEAARFADADIGQLSKQITEIRSLLATGGTKKPASASEHVFTPREASVLQLVAEGMMNKEIARRLETSIRNVEKYVSRLFIKTGTASRTELVRYALEHGLVD; encoded by the coding sequence ATGAACCCAGATCTGACCCCGGCCCAGGCACCAGAAGTGACGCCCGTGCGCCTGCTGCTGGTCGACGATGAGCCCGGCCTGCGCACGGCGGTAAAGGCCTATCTGGAAGATGAGGGCTTTGCGGTGACCACCGCCAACGACGGTGAGGAGGGCTGGGCCGTGGCCCAGGAGATGCTGCCCGATGTAATCCTCAGCGACGTGATGATGCCCCGCCTTGATGGCTACGGGCTGCTGCAGAAGTTGCGCGCCGACGAGCGCCTGGGTGGCACCCCGGTGATCTTCCTCACCGCCAAGGGCATGACGGCCGATCGTGTTTCAGGTTTCCAGGCCGGCTGCGACGACTACATCCCCAAACCCTTCGATCCCGATGAGTTGGTGGCCCGGGTCAACAACGTCGTCAAGCGCCAGCAGCGCCTGCTGGCGGAGGCGGCCCGCTTCGCTGACGCCGATATCGGCCAGTTGTCTAAGCAGATCACCGAAATCCGTTCCCTGCTCGCCACCGGTGGCACCAAGAAGCCAGCCAGCGCATCCGAGCATGTGTTCACGCCGCGGGAGGCCAGCGTGTTGCAGCTGGTGGCCGAGGGGATGATGAATAAAGAAATCGCCCGGCGGCTGGAAACCTCGATCCGCAACGTCGAGAAATACGTCAGCCGCCTATTCATCAAAACCGGCACCGCCAGCCGCACCGAACTGGTGCGCTACGCCCTCGAGCACGGGCTTGTTGACTGA
- a CDS encoding RluA family pseudouridine synthase: MTEPVLWTELPEALNRGHAYLDRVTPQDAGQPLSEFYAARYAHSSGAVWLQRLAAGEICRNGQQLQADVALAAGDGLVWHRPPWQEAAVPVLPSPLFDDGDLLVFDKPSGLPVLPAGGFLEHTLLAQLQGRWPEARPVHRLGRFTSGLLVCARLPASRAWLSALLRESTAQRRCTKTYRALLQSPVPESPLLALEPDQQLSLTTPIGRCAHARLGSIWAAAPTDPAALPASSALRLLERDERAWLVEVTIATGRPHQIRIHTAAAGAPLLGDPLYGPGGGAQAGALPGDGGYHLHAHRLQLVCPDGDLLALEAPLPEALRGAADG; this comes from the coding sequence TTGACTGAACCAGTCTTGTGGACTGAGCTGCCGGAGGCCTTGAACCGGGGCCACGCCTACCTCGACCGGGTGACACCCCAAGACGCGGGCCAGCCGCTCAGCGAGTTTTACGCAGCTCGCTATGCCCATTCCAGTGGGGCGGTGTGGCTGCAGCGTCTCGCCGCCGGTGAGATCTGCAGGAACGGCCAGCAGCTCCAGGCCGATGTCGCCCTCGCAGCCGGAGATGGGCTGGTGTGGCATCGGCCCCCCTGGCAGGAGGCGGCCGTGCCGGTGTTGCCCAGCCCCCTGTTCGACGACGGCGACCTGCTGGTGTTCGACAAACCCAGCGGTCTGCCGGTGCTGCCGGCCGGTGGCTTCCTGGAGCACACCCTGCTGGCCCAGCTGCAGGGCCGCTGGCCTGAGGCCCGGCCCGTGCATCGCCTGGGCCGCTTCACCTCAGGCCTGCTGGTGTGTGCCCGCCTTCCCGCCAGCCGCGCCTGGCTTAGTGCCCTGCTGCGGGAGAGCACGGCGCAACGCCGCTGCACCAAGACCTACCGGGCCCTGCTTCAGTCCCCGGTCCCCGAGTCCCCCTTGCTGGCGCTGGAGCCCGACCAACAGCTCAGCCTCACCACACCGATTGGTCGCTGTGCCCATGCCCGGCTTGGCAGCATCTGGGCCGCGGCTCCCACTGATCCCGCCGCCCTGCCCGCCTCCAGTGCGCTGCGCCTGCTGGAGCGAGACGAGCGGGCCTGGCTGGTGGAGGTCACGATCGCTACGGGCCGACCCCACCAGATCCGCATCCACACCGCCGCCGCCGGGGCGCCCCTGCTGGGCGATCCGCTCTACGGGCCGGGCGGTGGCGCCCAAGCGGGGGCCCTGCCAGGCGATGGTGGCTACCACCTGCATGCCCACAGGCTGCAGTTGGTCTGTCCCGATGGCGACCTGCTTGCGCTGGAGGCGCCGTTGCCCGAGGCCCTGCGCGGAGCTGCCGATGGCTGA
- a CDS encoding alpha-ketoglutarate-dependent dioxygenase AlkB family protein: MAEVQAPGLHLRHWPAWLAPSAAAELLERLQLEVPWKQEAITLYGRRHLLPRLTCWMADPGCGYSYSGLANVIEPWSPAAAELREALQALTGWRFNSLLLNRYRDGRDAMGWHADDEPELEPTAPIASLSLGASRDFRLRPQPSPRHRVGVASGACQLPAGFGDCTPFNMALHNGDLLLMEPPTQLWWQHALPRRLRLQQQRLNLTFRVVRASR, translated from the coding sequence ATGGCTGAAGTTCAAGCTCCGGGCCTGCACCTGCGCCACTGGCCGGCCTGGCTGGCGCCCAGCGCCGCGGCTGAGCTGCTGGAGCGACTGCAGCTCGAGGTGCCCTGGAAGCAGGAGGCGATCACGCTCTATGGCCGCCGCCACCTGCTGCCGCGGCTCACCTGCTGGATGGCCGATCCCGGCTGCGGCTACAGCTACAGCGGCCTGGCCAACGTGATTGAGCCCTGGTCGCCGGCTGCCGCCGAGCTGCGCGAGGCCCTGCAGGCGCTCACGGGCTGGCGCTTTAACTCCCTGCTGCTCAATCGCTACCGCGACGGCCGCGACGCCATGGGCTGGCACGCGGACGATGAACCCGAGCTCGAGCCCACCGCCCCGATCGCCTCCCTCAGCCTCGGCGCCTCCCGCGACTTCCGCCTGCGGCCCCAGCCCAGCCCGCGCCACCGCGTCGGTGTCGCCTCCGGCGCCTGCCAGTTGCCCGCTGGTTTTGGCGATTGCACCCCGTTCAACATGGCGTTGCACAACGGCGATCTGCTGTTGATGGAGCCCCCCACCCAGTTGTGGTGGCAGCACGCCCTGCCGCGCCGGCTGCGGCTGCAGCAGCAGCGCCTCAACCTGACGTTTCGGGTGGTGCGCGCCAGCCGCTAA
- a CDS encoding type II toxin-antitoxin system HicA family toxin: protein MAMPNGQQHLTIPAHKPLRVGTLRQILKDVANQVGINLDALIQALDA, encoded by the coding sequence TTGGCTATGCCGAACGGGCAGCAACACCTCACCATCCCCGCCCATAAACCTTTGCGTGTGGGCACACTCCGGCAGATCCTCAAGGACGTGGCCAATCAAGTTGGCATCAATCTCGACGCGCTGATCCAAGCGCTGGATGCCTGA
- a CDS encoding 2-oxoisovalerate dehydrogenase codes for MNEILFVVEEAEDGSFRANAVGSSIHTEAEDLEQLHQEIRDAVHCHFEEGDAPPLIRLHHVRQELLAL; via the coding sequence ATGAACGAAATTCTTTTTGTCGTGGAAGAAGCCGAGGACGGGTCATTCCGAGCCAACGCCGTTGGTAGTTCGATTCACACCGAGGCGGAGGATTTAGAGCAGCTGCATCAAGAGATACGTGATGCTGTGCACTGCCACTTTGAGGAGGGTGATGCGCCCCCGTTGATACGGCTTCATCACGTGCGCCAGGAACTGCTGGCCCTGTGA
- the bchM gene encoding magnesium protoporphyrin IX methyltransferase — translation MAPDQLLEANQAEKLEVKGYFETTGFERWNRIYSDSDDVNRVQRNIRIGHQKTVDNVLAWLQEQGGLESRSFCDAGCGVGSLTLPLAQLGAGSIAASDLSAAMVQEAQRRAGELGVKPGQISFLASDLESLEGRYDTVICLDVFIHYPQAPAEEMVRHLASMAERHLIVSFAPYTPLLALLKGIGQLFPGPSKTTRAYTLREDGIVAAAAKAGFKPMRRSLNKAPFYFSRLIAFERA, via the coding sequence ATGGCCCCCGACCAGCTACTGGAAGCCAACCAGGCCGAAAAACTCGAGGTGAAGGGCTACTTCGAAACCACCGGCTTTGAGCGCTGGAATCGCATCTACAGCGACAGCGACGACGTCAACCGGGTGCAGCGCAACATCCGCATCGGTCACCAAAAAACAGTGGACAACGTGCTGGCCTGGCTGCAGGAGCAGGGCGGATTGGAGAGCCGCAGCTTCTGTGATGCCGGCTGCGGCGTCGGCAGCCTGACGCTGCCTCTAGCCCAGCTGGGTGCGGGCTCAATCGCCGCCTCCGACCTCTCCGCTGCGATGGTGCAAGAAGCTCAGCGCCGCGCTGGTGAGCTGGGCGTGAAGCCCGGTCAGATCAGCTTCCTGGCCTCCGATCTCGAGAGCCTTGAGGGCCGCTACGACACGGTGATCTGCCTGGATGTGTTCATCCACTACCCCCAGGCCCCGGCCGAGGAGATGGTGCGCCACCTGGCCTCGATGGCCGAGCGCCACCTGATCGTGAGCTTTGCTCCCTACACGCCGCTGCTGGCCCTGCTCAAGGGCATCGGCCAGCTGTTCCCCGGCCCCAGCAAGACCACCCGGGCCTACACCTTGCGCGAGGATGGCATCGTGGCCGCCGCGGCCAAAGCCGGCTTCAAGCCCATGCGCCGCAGTCTCAACAAGGCGCCGTTTTACTTCTCCAGGCTGATCGCCTTCGAGCGGGCCTGA
- a CDS encoding N-acetylglucosamine-6-phosphate deacetylase has product MRWLSNVRLPQAQRCSHGANQRWRIGLDEGDLISLVEPLPAGSWAAGDDWHGDWLSPAGVDLQINGGLGLAFPELTPADLPQLEALLELLWRDGVEAICPTLVTCGVAPLRQALAVLAEARAAHQPGRCQLLGAHLEGPFLEPSRRGAHPAQHLAAPSLAALLQRIDGFEDDIDLVTLAPELEGAGAVITALAERGIVVSLGHSAATEVQSHAAFAAGVSMLTHAFNAMPDMHRRAPGPVAAAALRGDVAIGLIADGVHVEPTMAVLLQRLAPEQVVLVSDALAPYGLGEGQHRWDERLLIVADGSCRLEDGTLAGVTLPLLEGVRRLAQWTGEPARAIAAATVLPRRVLGDDRSLDQMLLGMPLAETLRWQEGPAGLSWQRPGAEATP; this is encoded by the coding sequence ATGCGCTGGCTCAGCAATGTGCGACTGCCCCAGGCCCAGCGCTGCAGCCATGGCGCCAACCAGCGCTGGCGCATCGGCCTTGATGAGGGCGATCTGATCAGCCTGGTGGAGCCTTTGCCCGCCGGTAGCTGGGCCGCCGGTGACGACTGGCACGGCGACTGGCTCAGCCCAGCCGGGGTGGATCTGCAGATCAACGGCGGCCTGGGCCTGGCTTTCCCGGAGCTCACGCCGGCCGATCTTCCCCAGCTGGAGGCCCTGCTGGAGCTGCTCTGGCGCGATGGTGTCGAAGCGATCTGCCCCACCCTGGTGACCTGCGGTGTTGCACCCCTGCGCCAGGCCCTGGCCGTGCTCGCCGAGGCGCGGGCAGCCCACCAACCGGGCCGCTGCCAGCTACTGGGCGCCCACCTGGAGGGCCCCTTCCTTGAGCCCAGTCGCCGGGGTGCCCATCCCGCCCAGCACCTGGCTGCCCCCAGCCTGGCCGCCCTGCTGCAGCGCATCGACGGCTTTGAAGACGACATCGACCTGGTGACCCTGGCCCCGGAACTGGAGGGGGCCGGCGCCGTGATCACCGCATTGGCCGAGCGGGGAATCGTGGTGAGCCTGGGCCACAGCGCGGCCACGGAAGTCCAGAGCCACGCCGCCTTCGCTGCCGGCGTGAGCATGCTCACCCACGCGTTTAACGCCATGCCGGACATGCACCGGCGCGCGCCAGGGCCGGTGGCGGCTGCCGCCCTGCGGGGGGATGTGGCAATCGGCCTGATCGCCGATGGGGTGCACGTGGAGCCCACGATGGCGGTGCTGCTGCAGCGGCTAGCTCCAGAGCAGGTGGTGCTGGTGAGCGATGCCCTTGCCCCCTACGGCCTCGGCGAAGGCCAGCACCGCTGGGATGAGCGCCTGCTGATCGTGGCCGACGGCAGCTGCCGGCTGGAAGATGGCACCCTGGCCGGCGTCACCCTGCCGCTGCTGGAGGGGGTGCGGCGCCTGGCCCAGTGGACCGGTGAGCCGGCCCGGGCCATCGCCGCGGCCACCGTGCTGCCCCGGCGGGTGCTGGGCGATGACCGCAGCCTCGACCAGATGCTGCTGGGCATGCCCCTGGCAGAAACCCTGCGCTGGCAGGAGGGGCCCGCCGGGCTCAGCTGGCAGCGGCCCGGAGCAGAAGCCACTCCCTAG
- the purE gene encoding 5-(carboxyamino)imidazole ribonucleotide mutase, whose amino-acid sequence MGSDSDLPTMQPAVQVLEQFGVAVEVRVLSAHRTPLEMVEFAQMARERGFKVIVAGAGGAAHLPGMVAALTTLPVIGVPVQSRALSGVDSLHSIVQMPAGVPVATVAIGNGLNAGLLAAQILATADPRLAQEISDYRDGLHGQVTAKDARLQQLGSRAYLEQMG is encoded by the coding sequence ATGGGCAGCGACTCAGACCTGCCCACCATGCAGCCGGCGGTGCAGGTGCTGGAGCAGTTTGGGGTGGCGGTAGAGGTGCGGGTGCTCTCGGCCCATCGCACTCCTCTGGAGATGGTGGAATTTGCCCAGATGGCCCGCGAGCGGGGCTTCAAGGTGATCGTGGCCGGCGCTGGCGGCGCCGCCCACTTGCCCGGCATGGTGGCCGCCCTCACCACCCTGCCGGTGATCGGCGTGCCGGTGCAAAGCCGGGCCCTATCGGGTGTGGATTCGCTCCATTCGATCGTGCAGATGCCAGCTGGCGTCCCGGTGGCCACGGTGGCGATCGGTAATGGTCTCAACGCCGGCCTGCTGGCGGCGCAGATCTTGGCCACCGCTGATCCCCGCCTCGCCCAGGAGATCTCGGACTACCGCGATGGGTTGCATGGCCAAGTAACGGCTAAGGACGCCCGGCTGCAGCAGCTGGGCAGCCGGGCTTATCTGGAGCAGATGGGCTGA
- a CDS encoding AI-2E family transporter gives MLERLVLPPWLKAGLALPLLVLNLWVLRQLLLPLAPFPALFMGAALIAFLLDLPSRWLMGRGLPRWLAYALVVGLSFGLLALAAVWLVPRLIEQLAELITALPGWLAQGETLLQQLQTWAGTRGLPTDFGDLSSELLTRTSQLARQVSQQLLGLLGATVGLTVNTVIVLVLAVFLLLGGEGISAGLAQWLPPRARSLVVTTLNRTFRGYFAGQVLLALILSVAQIVVFTLLGIPYGVLFAVAIGFTTLVPYASALTILLVSLLLALDDPRTGLEVLAAAISVGQVVDQVIQPRLMGRIVGLQPAWLLISLPVGARLGSLLGLGDLLGLLLAVPVASCAKTFLDAWGEQLRAAERSPDPLSSPAP, from the coding sequence ATGCTGGAACGGCTCGTTCTGCCCCCCTGGCTCAAGGCCGGCCTGGCCCTGCCCTTGCTGGTGCTTAACCTCTGGGTGCTGCGCCAACTGCTGCTGCCCCTGGCCCCGTTTCCGGCCTTGTTTATGGGAGCGGCGTTGATTGCCTTTCTGCTCGATTTGCCCAGCCGCTGGCTGATGGGCCGCGGCCTGCCGCGCTGGCTGGCCTACGCCCTGGTGGTGGGTCTCAGCTTTGGCCTGCTCGCTTTGGCGGCCGTTTGGCTGGTTCCCCGGCTGATTGAGCAGTTGGCTGAGTTGATCACGGCCCTGCCGGGCTGGTTGGCCCAGGGGGAAACGTTGCTGCAGCAGTTGCAGACCTGGGCTGGCACCCGCGGGCTACCCACTGATTTCGGCGACCTCAGCAGCGAGCTGCTCACCCGCACCAGCCAGCTGGCCCGCCAGGTCAGTCAGCAGCTGCTTGGTTTGCTCGGGGCCACCGTGGGCCTCACGGTCAACACCGTGATCGTGCTGGTGCTGGCGGTGTTCTTGCTGCTGGGAGGGGAGGGCATCAGCGCCGGTCTGGCCCAGTGGCTGCCGCCGCGGGCGCGCAGCCTGGTGGTAACTACCTTGAACCGCACCTTCCGCGGCTACTTCGCCGGCCAGGTTTTGCTGGCCCTGATCCTCAGCGTCGCCCAGATAGTGGTGTTCACCCTGCTTGGTATTCCCTACGGAGTGCTGTTTGCGGTGGCGATTGGCTTCACCACCCTGGTGCCCTACGCCAGTGCCCTGACGATCCTGCTGGTGAGCTTGCTGCTTGCTCTCGATGATCCTCGCACCGGACTGGAGGTGCTGGCCGCGGCCATCAGCGTGGGGCAGGTGGTGGATCAGGTGATCCAGCCCCGCCTGATGGGCCGGATTGTGGGTCTGCAGCCCGCCTGGCTGCTGATCAGCCTGCCGGTTGGAGCCCGGCTGGGGAGCCTGCTGGGGCTGGGGGATTTGCTGGGTTTGCTGCTGGCGGTGCCGGTTGCCAGCTGCGCCAAAACCTTCCTTGATGCTTGGGGCGAGCAGTTGCGGGCAGCTGAGCGCAGCCCCGACCCGCTCAGTTCGCCGGCGCCGTGA
- the cysC gene encoding adenylyl-sulfate kinase, translating into MSAAPSTPAYGELTNQGASTNIAWHHTTVDRAARAEQQGHRSAILWFTGLSGSGKSTLANAVNSALFERGLSCYVLDGDNIRHGLCKDLGFSDAAREENIRRIGEVSKLFLDAGVVVLTAFVSPFKADRDKARALVDPGDFIEIHCAADLGTCEQRDTKGLYAKARAGEIKEFTGISSPYEAPEKPELRVHTGSQNLEESVATVVAYLEAQGIITAPAN; encoded by the coding sequence ATGTCCGCCGCTCCCTCCACCCCCGCCTACGGCGAACTAACCAACCAGGGGGCCTCGACCAACATCGCCTGGCACCACACCACGGTGGACCGGGCAGCTCGGGCCGAACAACAAGGCCACCGCAGCGCCATCCTTTGGTTCACCGGCCTCAGCGGCTCGGGCAAGAGCACCCTGGCCAACGCCGTGAACTCGGCCCTGTTTGAACGGGGACTCAGCTGCTACGTGCTGGATGGAGACAACATCCGCCACGGCCTCTGCAAGGACCTGGGCTTCTCCGATGCCGCCCGCGAGGAAAACATCCGCCGCATTGGCGAAGTGAGCAAGCTTTTTCTAGATGCGGGGGTGGTGGTGCTCACGGCCTTCGTGTCGCCCTTCAAGGCCGACCGCGACAAAGCCCGCGCCCTTGTGGACCCCGGCGACTTCATCGAAATCCACTGCGCCGCCGACCTAGGCACCTGCGAGCAGCGCGACACCAAGGGGCTCTACGCCAAGGCTCGGGCCGGCGAAATCAAGGAGTTCACTGGCATCTCCAGCCCCTATGAGGCACCGGAAAAACCCGAGCTGCGGGTGCACACCGGCAGCCAGAACCTGGAGGAGTCGGTGGCAACGGTGGTTGCCTACCTCGAGGCTCAGGGAATCATCACGGCGCCGGCGAACTGA
- a CDS encoding type II toxin-antitoxin system VapB family antitoxin, whose translation MAVSIKSPRVDALLEQLRQLTGRGVTEIVRDALELELQRQRWLSRRRRLSAELPVLQDQAIETAKPFHPDSLYDEQGLPS comes from the coding sequence ATGGCTGTCAGCATCAAGAGCCCTCGGGTGGACGCCCTGCTTGAGCAGCTGCGCCAGCTCACGGGCAGGGGCGTCACGGAGATTGTGCGGGATGCCTTGGAGCTGGAGCTGCAGCGGCAGCGGTGGTTGAGCCGGCGCAGGCGCCTCAGTGCCGAGTTACCAGTCCTGCAGGATCAGGCCATTGAGACGGCCAAACCTTTTCATCCCGATTCGCTTTACGACGAGCAGGGCTTGCCGTCGTGA
- a CDS encoding type II toxin-antitoxin system VapC family toxin yields MLLAILQREPGWERHQQALEQAEVLRMSAGTLQELLLVAHCRRVLEPMRTLLDLIDPDVVPVDADLAERALGIFKRFGKGQGHRAQLNFGDCFAAALAERDQLPLGYIGDDFTKAGF; encoded by the coding sequence GTGCTGCTCGCAATTCTTCAGCGAGAACCTGGGTGGGAGCGACACCAGCAGGCGCTCGAGCAAGCTGAAGTCCTACGCATGTCCGCAGGCACCCTGCAGGAGCTGCTGCTGGTTGCTCACTGCCGTCGTGTGCTCGAACCGATGCGGACGTTGCTGGATCTCATTGATCCTGATGTGGTGCCGGTGGATGCGGATCTGGCAGAGCGCGCTCTGGGCATCTTCAAGCGTTTTGGCAAGGGCCAGGGCCATCGCGCCCAGCTCAACTTCGGGGATTGTTTTGCGGCGGCACTTGCTGAGCGTGACCAATTGCCCCTTGGCTACATCGGCGACGATTTCACCAAGGCGGGCTTCTGA
- a CDS encoding TolC family protein, translating to MPKIWHGILAVLPVLLAPPLCAQSVYKIEGFSAPQVRPQTLTAELEAQLRGLQGEIDARSKSFTLSQALEMGLLNSPQLAATYAEIQGQQWNLVAVRRQWYPTLSASSEPFVPGRRFGSSNSTFRDGAQVDDNSATTATNIGLTVGWTFFDPSRGSSINAASENLKRQQLLFDVSARNLVLEIQQVYYSLQEQRLLIEAYADILKATTRQVQITEAQFNNGLINIADVEQIRTQQFATLSTLINAYRQFIDASSRLAQVIAMPPGALVTPSDGLQALGDWPEALQPTIEQALNLREEIKASLAEAASARWSATALFNTYWPRFSLGANGQYGNINNDQTQSSQQGNVTTNTRITNWSGGFGLGFTWQFFDGGINAAQSEVQKALGRRASDQAALDRLIVTREVEQAYTAYKTSQLAMKSSEAQVTSARAAAAAVRARFDVGVSDMSSLVVALNQAINAASNYASSVRDYNGSIAALFRSSARWPANTQPLLNQRVVTLRKQ from the coding sequence ATGCCCAAAATTTGGCACGGCATTTTAGCTGTGCTGCCAGTATTGTTAGCGCCACCCCTTTGCGCTCAGTCTGTTTATAAGATTGAGGGCTTTTCTGCTCCCCAGGTTCGTCCTCAAACTTTGACCGCTGAGCTTGAAGCCCAGCTGAGAGGTTTACAGGGTGAAATCGATGCACGTAGTAAAAGTTTTACTCTCTCCCAGGCGCTAGAGATGGGGTTGCTTAACAGTCCTCAGTTGGCTGCAACTTATGCTGAGATTCAAGGCCAGCAATGGAATCTTGTTGCCGTAAGGCGCCAGTGGTATCCAACACTGAGTGCATCCTCAGAACCTTTTGTGCCGGGTCGTCGCTTTGGTTCCAGCAATAGCACTTTTCGAGATGGTGCTCAAGTAGATGATAATTCGGCCACTACAGCAACCAATATTGGCCTCACTGTTGGCTGGACATTCTTTGATCCCAGTAGAGGATCAAGTATTAACGCGGCAAGTGAGAACCTTAAACGCCAGCAATTGTTGTTTGACGTTAGCGCTCGCAACCTTGTCCTTGAAATCCAGCAAGTCTATTACAGCCTCCAGGAGCAGAGGTTACTGATAGAAGCATACGCAGATATTCTCAAGGCAACAACGCGCCAGGTTCAGATAACAGAAGCTCAGTTCAACAATGGATTGATTAATATCGCAGACGTTGAGCAGATTCGAACTCAGCAGTTTGCGACCCTGAGCACCTTAATAAATGCTTATCGCCAGTTCATTGACGCTTCTTCGCGCCTTGCGCAGGTAATTGCTATGCCACCAGGAGCTCTTGTGACCCCGAGCGATGGGTTGCAGGCATTGGGTGATTGGCCTGAGGCCTTGCAGCCAACTATTGAACAGGCCCTAAATCTGCGCGAGGAAATCAAAGCAAGTCTGGCCGAAGCAGCTAGTGCGCGCTGGAGTGCAACTGCACTGTTCAATACTTATTGGCCGCGTTTCAGCCTGGGAGCGAATGGACAATATGGGAATATAAACAATGATCAGACCCAGTCGTCACAGCAGGGCAATGTCACTACCAATACTCGCATCACCAACTGGAGTGGAGGCTTCGGTTTGGGTTTTACTTGGCAGTTCTTTGATGGCGGCATTAACGCAGCTCAATCAGAGGTACAGAAAGCACTCGGCAGGCGAGCGAGTGATCAGGCAGCCCTAGATCGCTTGATTGTTACCCGGGAAGTGGAGCAGGCATATACGGCTTACAAAACCAGTCAGTTGGCGATGAAGAGTAGTGAAGCTCAGGTTACCTCGGCTCGAGCGGCAGCAGCCGCGGTGCGTGCGCGATTCGATGTAGGTGTGAGTGATATGTCTTCATTGGTGGTGGCATTGAATCAGGCCATCAATGCTGCCAGTAATTACGCTTCATCTGTGAGGGATTACAACGGTTCGATTGCGGCATTGTTTCGTAGCTCAGCCCGTTGGCCAGCTAACACCCAACCGTTGCTGAATCAGCGGGTTGTCACGCTCCGCAAGCAATGA